A stretch of Lachancea thermotolerans CBS 6340 chromosome D complete sequence DNA encodes these proteins:
- the MNE1 gene encoding Mne1p (weakly similar to uniprot|P24720 Saccharomyces cerevisiae YOR350C), with the protein MLKKKGAPLSLQNFAAKILGGDKLVKQLENGSLKTASTKALSRSDVWLREALVNTATTRRSYTLPHSGAIYPSRSIDVSLNVILSTLRRLRFANDAGGYFILLNRIKSSRVRWVSSSGKPIAGNVPVELYREVSHMLRAKSSGFQREELVCLAKFTLKLLRDYNEIVAFRRPLKPDKIFLRNCADIVTRLGSMTFLNAFNNLIEHEDIKVYAMISFYLQTKQIAHLVQFLESSNLGRDSLGLELASSLLLHCIREFVTLGLEDIACSTLELLLKKCALDLEKPLNDVKLIAEKFGAFKVQLAINKANDPELRSAFVPWKTFQKDLSFKDYINLFDESEIDFYNETASMEFLSSKLPHHRMALEGWYHLFEETRPHPTASASLKAFHFNTILSTVASTGSLGLVTLFWRHSIVKLGLTEDFLNSHNLISSRNCGGFHVILRSVGKSSSAKLAGYQLFNFLKHDFKKLTSNHGVATFNLTNKDYFYLMQSATRGPNVSSVYFYLFHHLLDAGDTCFSFGKDGSPSWQPGEPILSLIKSKFSKDWHLTGVGKIVERVGTWYKNEKDRGVYSSHIQKDVLVDIFGPHFIQELSPKTLLQLESDSNNAMDAKSSSVYSLIADCENTERIKETLGHLTQSIKGKLD; encoded by the coding sequence AtgctaaaaaagaagggAGCCCCATTATCTCTGCAAAACTTTGCAGCTAAGATTTTAGGAGGTGACAAACTGGTTAAACAGTTGGAAAATGGTTCTCTGAAAACCGCCTCTACGAAGGCGCTGTCGCGCAGCGACGTTTGGTTGAGGGAGGCTTTAGTAAATACAGCCACTACGCGGAGATCTTACACGTTGCCGCACAGCGGAGCGATTTATCCTAGTAGATCCATTGATGTCTCTTTAAATGTTATTCTTAGCACGCTGCGGCGACTCCGTTTTGCTAACGATGCGGGGGGGTACTTCATCCTTTTGAACCGAATAAAATCAAGTAGAGTTAGGTGGGTCTCCAGCTCGGGAAAGCCTATAGCGGGGAACGTGCCCGTTGAATTATACCGGGAAGTTTCCCACATGTTGCGCGCAAAATCTAGTGGCTTTCAACGAGAAGAGCTTGTGTGCCTGGCAAAGTTTACGTTAAAACTACTGAGAGACTATAATGAGATTGTTGCGTTTCGAAGACCGCTGAAACCTGACAAGATTTTTTTAAGGAACTGTGCAGACATCGTCACACGTCTCGGGTCTATgacctttttgaatgccTTCAACAATCTGATTGAACATGAAGACATAAAGGTTTACGCAATGATTTCTTTCTATCTGCAAACCAAGCAGATAGCACATCTGGTTCAATTCTTAGAATCAAGCAATTTGGGCAGAGATTCACTGGGCCTTGAGTTAGCCTCGTCTCTCCTCCTTCACTGCATCCGCGAGTTTGTGACGCTTGGCTTGGAAGATATTGCTTGTTCAACACTGGAGCTTCTGCTTAAAAAGTGCGCTCTagaccttgaaaagcctttAAATGACGTGAAGCTCATtgctgaaaagtttggagcCTTTAAAGTGCAACTGGCAATAAACAAAGCAAATGATCCTGAACTTCGCAGCGCCTTTGTCCCCTGGAAAACGTTCCAAAAGGAtctctctttcaaagactACATCAACTTATTTGATGAATCGGAAATTGATTTTTACAATGAAACAGCCTCAATGGAGTTTCTATCCAGTAAGTTGCCTCATCACCGCATGGCACTAGAGGGCTGGTATCACTTGTTTGAGGAAACCCGGCCTCATCCTACGGCATCGGCTTCACTCAAAGCATTTCACTTTAATACCATTCTCTCAACTGTGGCTTCGACAGGATCATTAGGCCTGGTGACGCTTTTCTGGCGCCATTCAATAGTCAAACTTGGCCTAACGGAGGATTTCCTGAATTCTCACAACCTAATATCCTCAAGAAATTGCGGCGGCTTTCATGTTATTCTCCGGTCAGTGGGGAAATCGTCCTCTGCAAAGCTTGCTGGCTACcaacttttcaattttttaAAGCacgacttcaaaaaattgaccTCTAACCATGGTGTCGCAACGTTCAATTTAACGAACAAAGACTATTTCTATTTGATGCAGAGTGCAACTCGGGGCCCTAATGTCTCTTCTGTCTACTTTTACCTTTTCCATCATTTACTTGATGCTGGGGACACTTGTTTTAGCTTCGGGAAAGACGGATCACCTTCCTGGCAGCCAGGAGAGCCCATTTTATCGTTGATCAAAAGCAAATTCTCAAAAGATTGGCACCTTACAGGTGTGGGGAAAATTGTTGAACGTGTGGGAACGTGGtacaaaaatgaaaagGATCGTGGCGTCTACTCTTCCCACATACAGAAGGATGTTCTTGTGGATATATTTGGGCCTCATTTCATTCAGGAATTGTCCCCAAAGACTTTGTTACAGCTGGAATCTGATTCAAATAATGCAATGGATGCAAAATCATCAAGTGTTTACTCTCTTATTGCCGACTGTGAAAATACAGAACGTATAAAGGAGACACTGGGGCATTTAACACAATCCATAAAGGGAAAACTTGATTAG